From a region of the bacterium genome:
- a CDS encoding DUF4440 domain-containing protein, with amino-acid sequence MLLFLVLAFAMAGGMQAPSVAADLTPLTKELLALEDQWTEAFIKHDPAPLASILADEYMGVVNDGRVWTKARIMERVKEKNFTLHSFTILEPKAQRHGDTAVLYGMAIDKGIEAGKEYSQVLRFQDVWINRNGRWQCVAGQNAPAEKEMPITTFSSKARELFIQGREKMEDYEYVAAAPLFEQAVSVDSNFALAYCYRSQCGGGYQISHANLARANAHSGKASLGEQLYIQLIQAYFDDDQPAQKKCVDQLVALYPEDKRNWWSLGGYFSNIREYKSAISSFEKAVEIDKEFAPAYEALAHPNIRLGNLAAAETALKEYIHLRPGRSDPYATYGYLLLKMGRYDDSIVQCQKALELSDQYLWGIAGIGTSYQFKGDYDKAREYYQLYYDKSNWINDKLAALFYTATSYLYEGNLSAARKVFAERRALAKKEKQPGTMINSILLDGFAQTAFGKPSAGLNRLKEAEAMLNQVSLTDKEKESLRTTLHMGYCYTYAQSNQLEPLKARAALYKQLVERRNNPSEKNDLVWAQAYIDMTEKSYDAVIAGLSTVQPGPFAFFMMGQAALSKGDKQAAKDYFNKVKNWNEFSFNQAVVWNRVHQELEKLKE; translated from the coding sequence ATGCTGCTATTTCTGGTTCTGGCTTTTGCGATGGCCGGCGGGATGCAAGCGCCATCCGTTGCCGCAGATCTCACCCCACTCACTAAAGAGTTGCTGGCGCTCGAGGACCAGTGGACCGAGGCCTTTATCAAACATGACCCCGCTCCGCTGGCGTCCATTCTTGCCGACGAATATATGGGCGTGGTCAATGATGGGCGTGTCTGGACCAAGGCGAGAATCATGGAACGGGTCAAGGAAAAGAACTTTACGCTTCATTCTTTCACCATCCTGGAACCCAAGGCGCAGCGCCATGGGGACACCGCGGTCCTGTACGGCATGGCGATCGACAAAGGCATCGAGGCCGGCAAGGAGTACAGCCAGGTTCTGCGCTTCCAGGATGTCTGGATCAACCGCAATGGCCGCTGGCAGTGCGTCGCCGGCCAGAACGCACCGGCTGAGAAAGAGATGCCCATCACCACTTTTTCCAGCAAGGCCAGAGAGCTGTTTATCCAGGGCCGTGAAAAAATGGAAGACTATGAATACGTGGCCGCAGCCCCCCTGTTTGAACAGGCTGTCTCTGTGGACAGCAACTTTGCTCTCGCCTACTGCTATCGCTCCCAATGCGGCGGAGGATATCAAATCTCGCATGCTAATCTTGCCAGAGCCAACGCACACAGCGGCAAGGCCTCTCTGGGAGAACAACTCTACATCCAGCTTATTCAGGCTTATTTCGATGATGACCAGCCTGCGCAGAAGAAATGCGTCGATCAGCTTGTGGCCCTTTATCCGGAGGATAAACGCAATTGGTGGTCTCTCGGAGGTTATTTCTCTAATATCCGAGAATATAAGAGCGCCATCAGCTCTTTTGAAAAAGCGGTAGAGATCGACAAGGAGTTTGCGCCTGCCTACGAAGCCCTGGCTCACCCGAACATTCGGCTGGGCAATTTGGCAGCAGCGGAAACAGCGCTCAAGGAGTACATTCATCTTCGTCCCGGCCGGTCCGATCCCTATGCCACTTACGGGTACCTGCTCTTAAAAATGGGGCGCTATGACGACTCCATCGTCCAATGCCAGAAGGCGCTGGAACTTTCTGATCAATACCTCTGGGGCATTGCCGGCATCGGAACCAGTTATCAATTCAAAGGGGATTATGACAAAGCGAGGGAGTATTATCAGCTTTATTATGATAAGAGCAATTGGATCAATGACAAATTGGCTGCTTTGTTTTATACGGCCACATCATACCTCTATGAGGGCAACCTGAGCGCCGCCCGGAAAGTCTTTGCCGAACGGCGCGCGCTGGCGAAAAAAGAGAAACAGCCTGGCACCATGATCAACTCTATTTTATTGGACGGTTTTGCGCAAACAGCCTTTGGCAAGCCATCCGCCGGCCTGAACCGGCTGAAGGAGGCCGAAGCCATGCTCAACCAAGTCAGCCTTACGGATAAGGAGAAAGAGTCCCTTCGCACCACGCTTCACATGGGTTATTGTTATACCTATGCACAGAGCAACCAGCTGGAGCCGCTGAAGGCCCGCGCTGCCTTATATAAACAGCTGGTCGAGCGCCGCAACAATCCCAGCGAAAAGAATGATCTGGTTTGGGCGCAAGCGTACATCGATATGACGGAAAAAAGCTATGATGCGGTGATCGCCGGGCTCTCTACGGTGCAGCCAGGTCCTTTCGCTTTTTTTATGATGGGCCAGGCGGCGCTGTCCAAGGGCGACAAACAGGCGGCAAAGGATTATTTTAACAAAGTGAAGAACTGGAATGAGTTCTCTTTCAACCAGGCGGTCGTCTGGAATCGCGTGCATCAGGAGCTGGAAAAGCTGAAGGAGTAA